A stretch of Leptospira perdikensis DNA encodes these proteins:
- a CDS encoding response regulator, with protein MQAGIGPTGRPYQILIAENSKFQSKQLQQILESEGFKIIGIAETGKELLQMYKDNRQQIDLVTVEIFLPEVDGYAAFWDMKEMGVLPRVLFISEENTPSVIKALLENGAMDYIVKPIKREKILEKIKETLLKIPKV; from the coding sequence ATGCAAGCAGGCATCGGACCGACAGGCAGACCTTATCAAATTCTCATTGCTGAGAATTCCAAATTTCAATCCAAACAACTCCAACAGATTTTGGAATCGGAAGGTTTCAAAATCATAGGAATTGCCGAAACGGGAAAAGAACTTTTACAAATGTACAAAGACAATCGCCAACAGATTGACCTTGTTACTGTTGAAATTTTCCTTCCTGAGGTCGATGGGTATGCTGCTTTCTGGGATATGAAAGAAATGGGAGTACTTCCAAGGGTTCTTTTTATCTCCGAAGAAAATACCCCTTCGGTGATCAAAGCCCTTCTCGAAAATGGGGCAATGGACTACATCGTAAAACCAATCAAACGAGAAAAGATCCTCGAAAAAATCAAAGAAACCTTACTTAAGATTCCCAAAGTATAA
- a CDS encoding polyphenol oxidase family protein encodes MDFLRVISTNFGKIKYGTAAKQELGSSSAEFPFYPNTPEGWMEYTNRWIFREWKNAFIQVASLNQVHGNTIHSVSSFPKTKIEDLILEGDGLYTELPNTALVVRTADCVPVFVFSNKQPFVAVVHSGWKGTNLGITERLLDEVLRSGYKLEELQMELGPYIQSDDYEVGEDVATHFLPLGDSVCRPKTNGKFLLDVGVAIEMRVRERFGTSVAIKNSHTNVFQSPLYFSHRAKEEGRNLNFILWES; translated from the coding sequence ATGGATTTTTTACGTGTTATATCTACAAATTTTGGGAAAATTAAATATGGGACAGCCGCTAAACAGGAATTGGGTAGTTCGTCGGCTGAGTTTCCATTCTATCCAAATACTCCTGAAGGATGGATGGAATATACAAATCGTTGGATCTTTAGGGAATGGAAAAATGCATTCATTCAAGTTGCATCGTTAAATCAAGTTCACGGAAATACCATTCATTCCGTTTCCTCGTTCCCTAAAACAAAGATTGAGGACCTAATCCTCGAAGGTGATGGTTTGTATACAGAATTACCAAATACCGCACTCGTAGTTCGCACAGCTGACTGTGTACCTGTATTTGTTTTTTCCAACAAACAGCCGTTTGTTGCTGTGGTTCATTCAGGTTGGAAAGGAACTAATCTTGGAATTACGGAAAGGTTATTAGATGAGGTTCTCCGTTCGGGTTACAAACTAGAGGAACTTCAGATGGAACTAGGACCTTATATTCAAAGTGACGATTATGAAGTGGGGGAAGATGTTGCCACTCATTTTCTTCCTTTGGGGGATAGTGTTTGCCGGCCAAAAACCAACGGGAAGTTTTTATTGGATGTGGGAGTTGCGATTGAAATGCGTGTCAGGGAGCGATTTGGAACTTCGGTTGCGATCAAAAACTCTCACACGAATGTTTTCCAGAGCCCTCTGTACTTTAGCCATAGAGCCAAAGAAGAGGGCCGAAATTTAAACTTTATACTTTGGGAATCTTAA